In Halogeometricum sp. S1BR25-6, a single genomic region encodes these proteins:
- a CDS encoding cytochrome b, with amino-acid sequence MSLERKDDYDHKGWMKEKDLTPVESTFLTTLIWLDKRFRIVDYLELMETLYYRVNLQMPKSHTEQYNLDNKFWYWYPLYTLGLFSTLAYVIAAISGALLGFYYSPSAAAGTEAAGSVAYESIAFIMRDLQFGFMLRSIHRWSAQVMVAAVFLHMLRVYFTGAYKEPRELNWLLGIILISLTMVFGYTGYLLPWDQLAYWAGQIGVEMSLSIPLIGEWVAQLLFGGFSLSQSTLQRMYIIHVFLLPFVVTTLIAIHIGIVWVQGIAEPH; translated from the coding sequence ATGAGTTTAGAACGCAAAGACGACTATGACCACAAGGGCTGGATGAAGGAGAAGGACCTCACTCCGGTGGAGTCCACGTTCCTCACGACGCTCATCTGGCTCGACAAGCGGTTCCGCATCGTCGACTACCTGGAGCTGATGGAGACCCTCTACTACCGGGTCAACCTCCAGATGCCGAAGAGTCACACCGAACAGTACAACCTCGACAATAAGTTCTGGTACTGGTACCCGCTGTACACGCTCGGGTTGTTCTCGACACTCGCGTACGTCATCGCCGCCATCAGCGGCGCACTGCTCGGCTTCTACTACTCGCCGTCGGCCGCGGCGGGGACGGAGGCCGCCGGGAGCGTCGCCTACGAGAGCATCGCGTTCATCATGCGCGACCTGCAGTTCGGCTTCATGCTGCGTTCCATCCACCGGTGGTCCGCGCAGGTGATGGTCGCCGCCGTGTTCCTCCACATGCTCCGCGTGTACTTCACCGGCGCCTACAAGGAACCCCGCGAACTCAACTGGCTGCTCGGCATCATCCTCATCAGTCTGACGATGGTGTTCGGGTACACCGGCTACCTGCTCCCGTGGGACCAACTGGCCTACTGGGCGGGACAGATCGGCGTCGAGATGTCGCTGTCCATCCCGCTCATCGGCGAGTGGGTCGCGCAACTGCTGTTCGGCGGGTTCTCGCTGAGCCAGTCGACGCTGCAACGGATGTACATCATACACGTCTTCCTGTTGC
- a CDS encoding DUF7318 family protein has translation MSSSGSTYGDIHRYEPARESTAAAIAIVLLAIIEVVFVFMFTYGLVSGWGLSDTGNMFLGGVLAVIFIDLAFILALYRKEFLPDVMIVKKRRRKWEDVYIREDQVEGTEFGTGAWDQVKRAVYPYYKR, from the coding sequence ATGTCCTCCAGTGGCAGCACCTACGGCGACATCCACCGCTACGAACCGGCCCGCGAGAGCACCGCGGCGGCCATCGCCATCGTCCTCCTGGCCATCATCGAGGTCGTCTTCGTGTTCATGTTCACCTACGGACTCGTCTCCGGATGGGGGCTGTCCGACACGGGGAACATGTTCCTCGGGGGCGTCCTCGCCGTCATCTTCATCGACCTCGCGTTCATCCTCGCGCTGTACCGCAAGGAGTTCCTCCCGGACGTGATGATAGTCAAGAAACGCCGTCGAAAGTGGGAAGACGTCTACATCCGTGAAGACCAGGTGGAAGGCACCGAGTTCGGGACCGGTGCGTGGGACCAGGTCAAACGGGCCGTCTACCCGTACTACAAGAGGTAA
- a CDS encoding plastocyanin/azurin family copper-binding protein, with amino-acid sequence MKRRDFLRAASVPAATATASAAAGVGAAQEGTSTSSGTGTGAGTGTGTGGTGTGAGTGTGGGGGGGGGASKTVEVGPGGSLVFTPGTEEALQIAPGTTVEFVWMSDNHNVVPDSTPEGANWSGHEPIENEGFTYTHTFGTLGTYEYHCAPHETAGMVGTIEVVENPSSGEGGGEKELEELGVPIQAHWVGAATILGIIVTVIFTFYILKYGESAHTGTGRNG; translated from the coding sequence ATGAAAAGGCGGGACTTTCTGAGAGCGGCAAGCGTCCCTGCCGCGACCGCGACGGCCTCTGCCGCCGCCGGAGTCGGGGCCGCCCAAGAGGGCACTTCGACGTCGAGCGGAACCGGGACAGGGGCAGGAACAGGAACCGGTACCGGAGGCACCGGCACCGGCGCAGGTACCGGCACCGGCGGCGGTGGTGGCGGCGGTGGCGGCGCGTCGAAGACGGTCGAAGTCGGCCCCGGCGGCTCCCTCGTCTTCACCCCCGGCACCGAGGAGGCGCTCCAAATCGCCCCCGGCACGACGGTGGAGTTCGTGTGGATGTCGGACAACCACAACGTCGTCCCCGACAGCACGCCCGAGGGTGCGAACTGGTCCGGTCACGAACCCATCGAGAACGAGGGGTTCACGTACACGCACACGTTCGGCACGCTCGGTACGTACGAGTACCACTGCGCCCCCCACGAGACCGCGGGGATGGTCGGTACCATCGAAGTCGTCGAGAACCCGAGCAGCGGCGAGGGCGGCGGCGAGAAGGAACTCGAGGAACTCGGCGTCCCGATTCAGGCCCACTGGGTCGGCGCCGCCACCATCCTCGGGATCATCGTGACGGTCATCTTCACGTTCTACATCCTGAAGTACGGCGAGTCGGCGCACACCGGCACGGGGAGGAACGGATAG
- a CDS encoding DUF7319 domain-containing protein — MSESSDERVDAERPPSDSEDADLAALRQEVEEKYDFDDFGPEDMAEMTAEEWEAAFDPDSWVVGEELLVRLEKELKSRVARREIFGVVERVAVDGEPHVLVYSDEGYALVGPDGSLEGEGTVYRDVQPSLVLCSMDDFEVQEPPENYGLPDPDAVVEQSSELGNTILQIIAGGQILGGLVLFGLWLFTDLIPFSSGRQINIVPPVVAGFFLLVGFFLFFVVANARLSDRFRTEEYRNRLRAVRDRGRPDFVPVDDASGAALESDETADESGSDGRPGGT, encoded by the coding sequence ATGAGCGAATCGTCGGACGAACGAGTCGACGCGGAGCGGCCGCCCTCGGACTCGGAGGACGCCGACCTGGCGGCCCTGCGCCAAGAGGTCGAGGAGAAGTACGACTTCGACGACTTCGGTCCGGAGGACATGGCGGAGATGACCGCCGAGGAGTGGGAGGCGGCGTTCGACCCGGATTCGTGGGTCGTCGGCGAGGAACTGCTCGTGCGACTGGAGAAGGAACTGAAGAGTCGGGTCGCCCGACGGGAGATATTCGGCGTCGTCGAACGCGTCGCCGTCGACGGCGAACCCCACGTGTTGGTCTACTCCGACGAGGGCTACGCGCTGGTCGGTCCCGACGGGTCGCTGGAGGGCGAGGGGACCGTCTACCGCGACGTGCAACCCTCGCTCGTCCTCTGTTCGATGGACGACTTCGAGGTGCAGGAACCGCCGGAGAACTACGGGCTGCCGGACCCCGACGCCGTCGTCGAGCAGTCGAGCGAACTCGGCAACACCATCCTCCAGATAATCGCCGGCGGGCAGATACTCGGCGGCCTCGTCCTGTTCGGACTGTGGCTGTTCACCGACCTCATCCCGTTCAGTTCGGGGCGGCAGATAAACATCGTCCCCCCGGTCGTCGCCGGGTTCTTCCTCCTCGTGGGGTTCTTCCTGTTCTTCGTCGTGGCGAACGCCCGCCTCTCGGACCGCTTCCGGACCGAGGAGTACCGCAACCGACTTCGGGCCGTCCGCGACCGCGGCCGACCCGACTTCGTGCCCGTCGACGACGCGAGTGGTGCGGCGCTCGAATCCGACGAGACGGCCGACGAATCCGGGAGCGACGGGCGCCCCGGCGGGACCTAA
- a CDS encoding DUF7321 family protein, whose amino-acid sequence MVSESAIATGAALMVTASFPFYLYGAWIIIEAETVTWDVLVRHLSFIVPGLLLNTIPVVVWMIPRLFVQLGGLSALHAVLGLQAYAMLTFALTGIVRIFQAKRNADLYHNPDQEIDLDDLHENMGAWRGRLRIGVVGYVLFWILAWFLGVYQYLASYVF is encoded by the coding sequence ATGGTATCCGAGTCGGCCATCGCGACGGGCGCCGCGCTGATGGTCACGGCCAGCTTTCCGTTCTACCTCTACGGGGCGTGGATCATCATCGAGGCCGAGACGGTGACGTGGGACGTGCTCGTCCGCCACCTCAGCTTCATCGTCCCCGGACTCCTCCTCAACACGATACCCGTCGTCGTCTGGATGATTCCGCGCCTCTTCGTGCAACTCGGCGGCCTTTCGGCGCTCCACGCGGTGCTCGGACTCCAGGCGTACGCGATGCTCACGTTCGCGCTGACCGGCATCGTCCGTATCTTCCAAGCGAAGCGCAACGCCGACCTCTATCACAATCCCGACCAGGAGATAGACTTGGACGACCTGCACGAGAACATGGGCGCTTGGCGCGGCCGTCTCCGCATCGGCGTCGTCGGCTACGTGCTGTTCTGGATTCTGGCGTGGTTCCTCGGCGTCTACCAGTATCTCGCCTCGTACGTGTTCTGA
- the nth gene encoding endonuclease III — MGTPLDTRDAQVREILDRLYEEYPDTTISLNFSTRLELLVAVVLSAQCTDERVNSVTADLFEKYPSAEAFAAADQEELADDIGSITYYNNKAKYIRSAAADIVEKHDGEVPDTMSDLTDLAGVGRKTANVVLQHGHDVVEGIVVDTHVQRLSRRLGITEEERPEKIEEDLMPVVPEEDWQQLTHLFISHGRAVCTARNPDCEACVLEDVCPSSKVDGEVDLASGEAW; from the coding sequence ATGGGAACGCCGCTCGATACGCGCGACGCGCAGGTGCGGGAGATACTCGACCGCCTCTACGAGGAGTACCCCGACACGACCATCTCGCTGAACTTCTCGACCCGCTTGGAACTGCTCGTCGCCGTGGTGTTGTCGGCGCAGTGCACCGACGAGCGGGTGAACTCGGTGACAGCCGACCTCTTCGAGAAGTACCCCTCCGCCGAGGCGTTCGCGGCGGCCGACCAGGAGGAACTCGCCGACGACATCGGCTCTATCACCTACTACAACAACAAGGCGAAGTACATCCGGTCGGCCGCCGCCGACATCGTGGAGAAACACGACGGGGAGGTGCCGGACACGATGAGCGACCTGACGGACCTCGCGGGCGTCGGCCGGAAGACGGCGAACGTCGTCCTCCAGCACGGTCACGACGTGGTGGAGGGTATCGTCGTCGACACGCACGTCCAGCGGCTCTCGCGGCGACTCGGAATCACAGAGGAGGAGCGCCCCGAGAAGATAGAGGAGGACCTCATGCCCGTCGTCCCCGAGGAGGACTGGCAACAGCTCACGCACCTGTTCATCAGCCACGGCCGCGCCGTCTGCACCGCCCGCAACCCCGACTGCGAGGCGTGCGTCCTCGAAGACGTCTGCCCGTCGTCGAAAGTCGACGGGGAGGTCGACCTGGCCAGCGGCGAGGCGTGGTGA
- a CDS encoding response regulator yields MGARARGPRSRSKSEERTVLVVEDDEDLLGTYELWLAGCEDVAVRTALDGEAALAAVDDDVDALVLDRRLPALSGPEVLNRLDGDRPVVVVSAYQPDAHVCEDDVTAYLVKPVTRERFLDAVRRALL; encoded by the coding sequence ATGGGTGCCAGAGCGAGGGGGCCGAGGTCGAGGTCGAAATCGGAGGAGCGCACGGTTCTCGTCGTCGAGGACGACGAGGACCTGCTGGGGACCTACGAGTTGTGGCTCGCCGGGTGCGAGGACGTCGCCGTCCGCACGGCGCTCGACGGCGAGGCGGCGCTGGCCGCCGTCGACGACGACGTGGACGCCCTCGTCCTGGACCGGCGGCTGCCGGCGCTCTCGGGACCCGAGGTGCTGAACCGTCTCGACGGCGACCGCCCCGTCGTCGTCGTCAGCGCCTACCAACCCGACGCGCACGTCTGCGAGGACGACGTCACCGCCTACTTGGTCAAACCCGTCACGCGGGAGCGGTTTCTCGACGCGGTGCGACGAGCGCTCCTGTGA